The following coding sequences lie in one uncultured Mailhella sp. genomic window:
- a CDS encoding EAL domain-containing protein, with product MDSLWNNSELRQQMLNHFGDSTGECYQYYSFVEKKFCFSENIQKITAMIPRSGCSLDEWYRVIYPADCARLKRYVSGSFRRERQHYHFNYRMRNRFGQLIWLSSKGKCYFDKCGRASFFLGTISAQDHLEQPVRDSCQTAWLKELEKAHHQGRSGHLLMVNVDNLSRINLKYGRECGNGVLEVLRDAMNDACAGEQRACRINGNCFCILLSETDEEQVKAYFRNVQRSLEGECTISGGCVPLQKYQIPESEMLLQYAESSLEAAKKSGKNRLCFFMPEDYERKIAALELLEEMENSVRNDFSGFFLLYQAQIRSETFELAGAEALLRFRSSRRGVISPDECIPVLEQSGLIVPVGKWIIRKALEQCRIWRLTVPDFHVSINMSYRQLWQSEIQEDVLKLLRASGLPGSALTVEVTEGRELQNYPYLNAVFSAWKEEGIAIAVDDFGTGYSSLSWLKELSIDEIKIDRCFVSGIQHSAYNLRLLSNIIELAAGGGIRVCCEGVENSEELAVLEPLHPALYQGYFFARPMSPEKFVLRRNYLEAVPCPDDREREKLSMSSKDRYALEHTILEKTEDVISLCDVLTHEIYYLNAAGKRIFGVRDYRGRKCYEALRGLDAPCSFCPNAGLRHDSFHIWEDWNSYCDRHFLLKDKLLDVDEKTLRLQVGMDITRREYVSRKSQARLDFARRITGYVDVLHRQRDWSRAVDLVLASLGEFYRADRAYLFEPSPAKPGFWDNTFEWCASGITPQKENLQQVPPEAVFRWMELFLHDKSVIIYNKEPLRSRSPLEWEMLERQEIHRLIAVPLMEEGRVAGFVGVDNPRNAIDDDTQIRVLASFLVVRFQRERRERLERGEH from the coding sequence ATGGATAGTCTTTGGAACAACAGTGAGCTTCGTCAGCAGATGCTGAACCATTTCGGAGACAGTACGGGCGAGTGCTATCAGTACTATTCCTTTGTGGAAAAAAAGTTTTGCTTTTCCGAGAATATTCAGAAAATAACGGCCATGATTCCCCGTTCGGGCTGTTCGCTGGACGAGTGGTACCGGGTGATATATCCCGCGGACTGCGCCAGACTGAAGCGCTATGTTTCGGGTTCCTTCCGCCGGGAGCGGCAGCACTATCATTTCAACTACCGCATGCGGAACCGTTTCGGACAGCTGATATGGCTCAGCAGCAAGGGAAAATGCTATTTCGATAAGTGCGGCAGGGCGAGTTTTTTCCTGGGAACGATATCGGCGCAGGATCATCTGGAGCAGCCCGTCAGGGACAGCTGTCAGACGGCGTGGCTGAAGGAGCTGGAAAAGGCGCACCATCAGGGACGAAGCGGCCATCTTCTGATGGTGAACGTGGACAATCTGAGCCGGATAAATCTGAAATACGGCCGGGAGTGCGGCAACGGCGTTCTTGAAGTGCTCAGGGACGCCATGAACGACGCCTGCGCGGGCGAGCAGCGGGCATGCCGGATCAACGGCAACTGCTTCTGCATACTTCTGTCGGAGACGGACGAAGAGCAGGTGAAGGCATATTTTCGGAATGTGCAGAGAAGCCTTGAGGGCGAATGCACCATTTCCGGCGGCTGCGTTCCGCTGCAGAAGTATCAGATTCCGGAGAGCGAAATGCTTCTGCAGTATGCCGAGAGTTCTCTGGAGGCCGCAAAGAAGTCGGGAAAGAACAGACTGTGCTTCTTCATGCCCGAGGATTATGAGCGAAAGATAGCCGCTCTGGAACTGCTCGAGGAAATGGAGAACTCCGTCAGAAACGACTTTTCGGGATTTTTTCTTCTCTATCAGGCGCAGATCCGTTCCGAGACTTTCGAACTTGCAGGAGCAGAGGCGCTGCTTCGGTTCCGCTCTTCCCGAAGGGGCGTCATTTCGCCGGACGAATGCATTCCGGTGCTGGAGCAGAGCGGGCTCATCGTGCCGGTCGGCAAGTGGATCATCCGGAAGGCGCTGGAACAGTGCCGCATCTGGAGACTGACGGTTCCCGACTTTCACGTCAGCATCAACATGTCCTACCGTCAGCTGTGGCAGTCGGAGATCCAGGAGGATGTTCTGAAGCTGCTCCGGGCGAGCGGTCTTCCCGGAAGCGCTCTCACCGTCGAGGTCACGGAAGGCAGGGAGCTTCAGAACTATCCGTATCTGAACGCCGTGTTCAGCGCTTGGAAGGAGGAGGGCATAGCGATCGCCGTGGACGATTTCGGGACCGGCTATTCCAGCCTGAGCTGGCTGAAAGAATTGTCCATCGACGAGATCAAGATCGACCGCTGCTTCGTGAGCGGCATTCAGCACAGCGCCTACAATCTGCGTCTTTTGTCCAACATCATCGAACTGGCTGCGGGCGGCGGCATCCGCGTATGCTGCGAAGGCGTGGAAAACTCCGAGGAACTTGCCGTGCTGGAGCCGCTTCATCCGGCGCTCTATCAGGGGTATTTCTTTGCAAGGCCCATGTCCCCTGAGAAATTCGTGCTCAGAAGGAACTATCTGGAGGCCGTTCCCTGTCCCGACGACAGGGAGCGGGAGAAGCTCTCCATGTCTTCAAAGGACAGGTATGCGCTTGAGCACACCATACTGGAGAAGACCGAGGACGTCATTTCCCTGTGCGACGTTTTGACGCATGAGATATACTATCTCAATGCTGCGGGGAAAAGAATCTTCGGCGTCAGGGATTACCGGGGACGGAAATGCTATGAGGCGCTGCGGGGCCTGGACGCTCCCTGCAGCTTCTGTCCCAATGCCGGGCTGCGCCATGACTCCTTTCATATATGGGAGGACTGGAACAGTTACTGCGACAGGCATTTTCTTCTGAAGGACAAGCTTCTGGACGTGGACGAGAAGACGTTGCGTCTTCAGGTCGGCATGGACATCACGAGGCGGGAGTACGTCAGCCGGAAGTCTCAGGCCCGTCTGGATTTTGCAAGGCGCATCACCGGCTACGTGGATGTGCTGCATCGTCAGAGGGACTGGAGCCGTGCCGTGGATCTGGTGCTGGCCTCGCTCGGAGAATTCTACAGGGCCGACCGGGCCTATCTCTTTGAACCTTCGCCTGCGAAGCCCGGGTTCTGGGACAATACTTTCGAGTGGTGCGCTTCGGGCATCACGCCGCAGAAGGAGAATCTTCAGCAGGTGCCGCCGGAAGCGGTGTTCCGATGGATGGAACTCTTCCTGCACGACAAGTCCGTCATCATCTACAATAAGGAGCCGCTCAGGAGTCGTTCCCCTCTTGAATGGGAGATGCTCGAGCGTCAGGAGATCCATCGGCTCATCGCCGTGCCGCTCATGGAAGAAGGCCGTGTGGCCGGCTTCGTGGGCGTGGACAATCCCCGCAACGCCATCGACGACGACACCCAGATCCGGGTGCTGGCCAGCTTCCTCGTGGTCCGCTTCCAGAGAGAGCGCAGAGAGCGTCTGGAGCGGGGCGAACACTGA
- the rlmD gene encoding 23S rRNA (uracil(1939)-C(5))-methyltransferase RlmD — translation MAYQSNDTLELELHGLSPDGRTVGRSDEGMTIFVRGGLPGQRVRVRLCHVKKRMAEAELLDVLRHAPDERNAPCPHADECGGCPWQRLPYARQLEEKTRIVQDSLRRLGRLDLPEGVIRPALSPGERAEWGYRNKMEFAFAQDASGRTALGLRARSSRTVIPVTQCLLQSPQAMTVLADLRELCEKFRLVAAPSGRSGKERAPRRKGFSSSVRQNDILRFAVIREPQDGGCLVELITLPSPQEASTVRKLGSALMEKNSGVTGFVHSIRAAESDVAYGEQTVFTLGESRLSETLALQGRNVTFALDHNSFFQVNSRAAELLYNTAAELAASLFPGATGLWGKECWDIYCGAGGLALTMGPHFSRMFGLESVAQAVELAARNAAAAGENTEYRFECGDAARLERCFRERGVPDLLVTDPPRAGMDERTVQAILKHRPPRLVLVSCNPATLARDLALLAPAYDIRAVQPVDLFPQTPHVETVAALSLTSPGKQEA, via the coding sequence ATGGCATACCAAAGCAACGACACGCTGGAACTTGAGCTGCACGGCCTTTCCCCTGACGGCAGGACCGTGGGACGCAGCGACGAAGGCATGACCATCTTTGTTCGCGGCGGCCTTCCCGGTCAGCGCGTGCGGGTACGGCTCTGTCATGTGAAAAAGCGCATGGCCGAAGCCGAGCTGCTCGACGTGCTCCGTCACGCTCCCGACGAGCGGAACGCGCCCTGTCCTCACGCCGACGAATGCGGCGGCTGCCCCTGGCAGCGCCTGCCCTACGCCCGTCAGCTTGAGGAGAAAACCCGCATCGTGCAGGACTCTCTGCGCAGGCTGGGACGTCTCGATCTGCCCGAAGGCGTGATCCGCCCCGCGCTCAGCCCGGGAGAACGCGCGGAATGGGGATACCGGAACAAAATGGAATTCGCCTTTGCGCAGGACGCCTCCGGCCGCACCGCGCTCGGCCTGCGGGCGCGCTCGTCCCGCACGGTGATTCCGGTCACGCAGTGCCTGCTGCAAAGCCCGCAAGCCATGACCGTGCTTGCCGATCTCAGGGAGCTTTGCGAAAAATTCCGCCTCGTTGCCGCCCCCTCCGGGCGCAGCGGCAAGGAACGCGCGCCGCGCAGGAAAGGCTTCAGCAGCTCGGTCAGGCAGAACGACATTCTGCGCTTTGCCGTCATCCGCGAGCCGCAGGACGGCGGCTGCCTCGTGGAACTCATCACTCTGCCCTCGCCGCAGGAAGCCTCGACCGTCCGCAAGCTCGGCAGCGCGCTCATGGAAAAGAATTCCGGCGTGACGGGCTTCGTTCACAGCATCCGCGCCGCCGAGTCCGACGTGGCCTACGGCGAGCAGACCGTGTTCACACTGGGCGAATCCCGGCTTTCCGAAACGCTCGCTCTTCAGGGTCGGAACGTCACCTTCGCGCTCGATCACAATTCCTTCTTTCAGGTGAACAGCCGCGCCGCCGAACTGCTCTACAACACCGCCGCCGAGCTCGCCGCCTCCCTGTTTCCCGGCGCAACCGGCCTCTGGGGCAAAGAATGCTGGGACATCTACTGCGGCGCAGGCGGCCTCGCCCTGACCATGGGCCCGCATTTTTCGCGCATGTTCGGCCTCGAAAGCGTGGCGCAGGCCGTGGAGCTCGCCGCCCGGAACGCCGCAGCGGCCGGGGAAAACACAGAATACCGCTTTGAATGCGGCGACGCCGCCAGGCTCGAGCGCTGCTTCCGCGAGCGCGGCGTGCCCGACCTTCTCGTCACCGATCCGCCCCGCGCGGGCATGGACGAGCGCACCGTGCAGGCCATACTCAAACATCGACCGCCGCGCCTCGTGCTCGTGTCGTGCAACCCGGCCACCCTGGCGCGCGATCTGGCCCTGCTCGCCCCGGCCTACGACATCCGCGCCGTGCAGCCCGTGGATCTTTTTCCGCAGACGCCGCACGTGGAAACCGTGGCCGCGCTCTCGCTCACGTCTCCCGGAAAGCAGGAAGCCTGA